In Vibrio diazotrophicus, the following proteins share a genomic window:
- a CDS encoding porin, with amino-acid sequence MKKTLLAIALIGASTTAFADSWIYGGATVGQSDFKGKTGTSYNVHAGTGILPFIGVEAGYTKHGDFDFGVGNDQTASSVYFALKPSIDFGPLHVYAKGGLHSWDLDQNGTKIDDGVDIMYGVGAEYFIMGPFSVGASYNSYTLDNEDINSFSLNATFHFL; translated from the coding sequence ATGAAAAAGACTCTATTAGCAATTGCTCTTATCGGAGCTTCAACAACAGCGTTCGCTGATTCATGGATTTACGGTGGTGCAACTGTTGGTCAGTCTGACTTTAAAGGCAAAACGGGTACTTCTTACAACGTACACGCTGGCACAGGCATTCTGCCATTTATCGGTGTAGAAGCAGGTTATACAAAGCACGGTGATTTCGATTTCGGTGTTGGCAATGATCAAACAGCGAGCTCAGTTTACTTTGCATTAAAACCAAGCATTGATTTTGGTCCTCTACACGTTTACGCGAAAGGTGGCCTACATTCTTGGGACCTAGACCAAAACGGTACGAAGATCGATGATGGCGTAGATATCATGTACGGCGTAGGTGCTGAATACTTCATCATGGGTCCATTCTCTGTTGGTGCCAGTTACAACAGCTATACTTTAGATAACGAAGATATCAACTCATTCTCACTAAACGCGACTTTCCACTTCCTATAA
- a CDS encoding carboxypeptidase M32, which translates to MSAFNTLVQHFKTISHFSHLSAICGWDQASMMPNGGAQARSEAMAELSVHIHSLMTKPQLEEWFASAASESLNHQQLSTLREMKRQWQQANVLPESLVQAKSLAGSKCEHAWRTQRKENDWVGFEKNWAEVVKLSQEEAAIRADATGLTPYDAMLDIYEPGTTTQSLDVVFNDVKSWLPALIDAAIEKQKSEQIIMPNGHYATETQKALGLDVMKLLQFDFNHGRLDESVHPFCGGVPSDVRITTRYSEEEFVQSLMGIVHETGHARYEQGLPKSLAGNPVGEARSMGIHESQSLFFEMQVGRNENFIHHLAGLAATHFKDSDKHVLEVENMKKLYTRVKRDFIRVDADELTYPSHVILRYEIERDLMNGKIKHTDVPELWDTKMQAYIGLSTKDNYRNGCMQDIHWTDGSFGYFPSYTLGAMYAAQFMAAMKKTVDVDSVIRSGDLTPIFTWLSDNIWSKGSLFTTDELVTQATGETLNAEHFKKHLTSRYLG; encoded by the coding sequence ATGAGTGCATTCAACACCTTAGTTCAACACTTTAAAACCATTTCTCATTTCAGCCACCTATCTGCGATCTGTGGTTGGGACCAAGCTTCAATGATGCCAAACGGCGGCGCTCAGGCTCGCTCTGAAGCGATGGCTGAACTCTCTGTTCATATCCACAGTCTTATGACTAAACCACAGCTTGAAGAATGGTTTGCGTCTGCCGCTTCTGAATCTCTTAATCATCAACAGCTATCTACATTAAGAGAGATGAAACGCCAATGGCAGCAAGCAAATGTGCTTCCGGAAAGCTTAGTTCAGGCGAAATCCCTTGCGGGTTCTAAATGTGAACACGCTTGGCGGACTCAACGTAAAGAGAACGACTGGGTTGGTTTTGAAAAGAATTGGGCAGAAGTCGTTAAGTTGTCACAAGAAGAAGCCGCAATCCGAGCAGACGCTACAGGCCTAACGCCATACGATGCGATGCTGGATATCTATGAGCCGGGCACAACCACACAATCTTTGGACGTAGTATTTAATGATGTTAAAAGCTGGCTACCAGCCTTAATTGATGCCGCGATAGAAAAGCAGAAATCTGAACAGATCATTATGCCTAATGGTCACTATGCGACTGAGACACAAAAAGCTCTCGGTTTAGATGTAATGAAGTTACTTCAGTTTGACTTCAACCACGGCAGACTCGACGAAAGTGTTCACCCTTTCTGTGGTGGTGTACCAAGTGACGTTCGCATTACCACTCGCTACAGCGAAGAAGAGTTTGTACAGTCGCTTATGGGTATAGTGCACGAAACCGGACACGCGCGATATGAACAAGGACTACCGAAATCACTAGCGGGAAACCCTGTTGGTGAAGCACGCTCAATGGGTATTCATGAATCTCAATCGCTATTTTTTGAAATGCAGGTTGGACGAAACGAAAACTTTATTCACCATCTAGCGGGCTTAGCTGCGACTCATTTTAAGGATAGTGATAAACACGTTCTTGAAGTGGAGAACATGAAAAAGCTCTACACCCGCGTGAAAAGAGATTTTATTCGCGTTGATGCTGACGAACTCACCTATCCTAGCCATGTCATTTTGCGTTATGAAATTGAACGCGATTTAATGAATGGCAAGATCAAACACACTGATGTGCCAGAGCTTTGGGATACAAAAATGCAAGCCTACATAGGTCTAAGCACCAAAGACAACTACAGAAATGGCTGCATGCAAGATATCCACTGGACAGATGGAAGCTTCGGGTATTTCCCGAGTTACACATTGGGCGCAATGTATGCTGCTCAATTTATGGCTGCTATGAAGAAAACCGTAGATGTAGACAGCGTTATACGCAGCGGTGACTTAACACCAATCTTCACTTGGTTGTCAGATAATATCTGGAGTAAAGGCAGCTTATTCACTACTGACGAGTTGGTAACACAAGCCACTGGTGAAACACTGAATGCGGAACACTTTAAGAAACACCTGACTTCACGTTACTTAGGTTAA
- the hcp-2 gene encoding type VI secretion system effector Hcp-2 produces the protein MPTPCYISIEGQTQGLITSGACTSDSIGDSFVEGHEDEMLVQQFDHSVTVPTDPQSGQPSGQRVHKPFKFTVALNKAVPLLYNALASGEKMKSVELKWYRTSIEGKQENFFVTKLENASIVDIHCEMPHCQDPAKSDFTQNLTVSMSYRKITWDHVNAGTSGSDDWRKPVEA, from the coding sequence ATGCCAACTCCATGTTATATCTCGATAGAAGGTCAAACACAGGGCTTGATTACGTCTGGAGCATGCACTTCAGATTCAATTGGCGATTCATTTGTTGAAGGCCATGAAGATGAAATGCTGGTGCAGCAATTTGACCACAGTGTGACTGTCCCAACGGATCCACAGTCGGGTCAACCTTCAGGGCAACGTGTTCATAAACCGTTTAAATTCACTGTAGCGTTAAACAAAGCTGTACCTCTGTTGTACAACGCTTTGGCGTCAGGTGAGAAAATGAAGTCTGTTGAGTTGAAATGGTACCGTACGTCAATTGAAGGCAAACAAGAGAACTTCTTCGTCACCAAGCTAGAGAACGCTTCGATCGTTGATATTCATTGTGAAATGCCTCACTGCCAAGATCCGGCAAAATCAGATTTCACTCAAAATCTAACGGTTTCGATGTCTTACCGAAAAATCACTTGGGACCACGTCAATGCAGGTACGTCAGGTTCAGACGATTGGCGAAAACCCGTTGAAGCGTAA
- a CDS encoding DMT family transporter, whose product MQTNPLLAIPVGVRFMFLSALGFSLMTASVKAVHEYGIPVFEIVAARALVSFVISYADVKRKRISVWGNNRPLLLLRGAVGTFSLICVYYSVTSLPLAEATILQYTHPIFTALLAVFFLKERIQPATLICIVLCILGLYCILLPELDGSTEVNLPAFSVIVALIGAFGSSIAYVIVRKLSQTEDSSVIILYFPMIATPISILLVWNDFIWPDLHLTFMLIMIGVFTQIGQYGLTKAMKTQEAGKASAFSYVQIVFSIVIGLVYFEEIPAVSTYIGGALIVVGALFNVFGQRIALRKA is encoded by the coding sequence ATGCAAACCAACCCTTTGCTGGCAATTCCTGTCGGCGTACGTTTTATGTTTCTTTCTGCGCTCGGCTTCTCCTTGATGACAGCCAGCGTAAAAGCGGTTCATGAATATGGCATTCCTGTCTTTGAAATAGTCGCGGCAAGGGCTCTTGTCTCTTTTGTCATTAGTTACGCTGATGTAAAACGTAAACGCATTTCGGTTTGGGGTAACAATCGCCCATTGCTATTACTTAGAGGCGCTGTAGGTACGTTTTCACTTATCTGTGTCTACTATTCAGTAACGTCACTACCGCTAGCAGAAGCAACGATTCTTCAATACACGCACCCTATTTTCACCGCGTTGCTAGCCGTGTTCTTTTTGAAAGAACGAATTCAACCAGCAACCTTGATCTGTATTGTGCTATGCATACTAGGTCTATACTGCATCCTATTGCCAGAACTTGATGGTTCCACTGAAGTCAACCTACCCGCATTCAGCGTGATAGTTGCCCTCATTGGCGCTTTTGGTAGCTCTATCGCTTATGTCATTGTTCGTAAGCTAAGCCAAACGGAAGACAGTTCAGTCATCATTTTATACTTCCCAATGATTGCTACTCCCATTTCGATTCTGCTGGTATGGAATGATTTTATATGGCCGGATCTTCATTTGACCTTTATGTTGATTATGATTGGTGTGTTTACACAGATTGGACAATATGGCTTAACCAAAGCGATGAAAACGCAAGAAGCGGGTAAAGCCTCAGCGTTCTCTTACGTTCAGATCGTATTCTCGATTGTTATCGGACTGGTGTATTTCGAAGAAATTCCAGCTGTGTCTACCTATATCGGTGGTGCTCTTATTGTTGTCGGCGCTTTGTTCAACGTGTTTGGACAACGAATTGCTCTGCGTAAAGCCTAA
- a CDS encoding 8-oxoguanine deaminase produces the protein MQTIWIKNPLAIYTGNTKDARGGVVIRGNKIIELVALNASPSISYDYAVDASHHVVTPGLINAHHHFYQTLTRAYPTALNKELFHWLKSLYPVWANLDDEMHSVATELALVELMRSGCTTASDHHYLLPSGLEHAIDIQVETARKLGVRTIFTRGSMSLGEDEGGLPPRQTIQKEQTIIDDSERLIRDYHQTQDGAMTQIALAPCSPFSVTTDLMKETARIAERDGVMTHTHLCETIDEENFCIQRFGMRPVDYLEDVGWLNDRTWLAHGIHFNSEEIIRLGKAGVGISHCPTSNMMLASGMCKNLELESAGVKVGLGVDGSASNDGSNMIAEVRMAMYLQRLQYGSAKVTHFDALRWATKGSAAAMGRSDIGELEVGLEADIAMFKLDDIRFSGSHDPLAALLLCGAQQADKVMVAGQWRVLDGEVLGIDMAQLLERHSAAAKRLAQLAK, from the coding sequence ATGCAAACTATCTGGATTAAAAATCCTCTCGCGATTTATACAGGGAATACCAAAGATGCTCGTGGTGGTGTGGTAATTCGCGGAAACAAAATTATCGAACTGGTTGCGTTAAACGCTTCACCTTCAATATCTTATGACTACGCTGTTGATGCTTCGCATCACGTCGTCACTCCCGGGCTCATCAATGCTCACCATCATTTTTATCAAACATTAACTCGCGCTTATCCAACCGCTTTGAATAAAGAGCTTTTTCATTGGCTCAAGAGTCTCTATCCGGTATGGGCGAATCTTGACGATGAAATGCACAGTGTTGCGACCGAGCTGGCGCTGGTGGAATTGATGCGTTCAGGCTGTACAACCGCATCAGACCACCATTATTTGCTGCCATCAGGACTTGAACACGCCATTGATATACAGGTTGAAACGGCACGTAAACTCGGCGTGCGTACTATCTTCACTCGTGGATCAATGAGTTTAGGCGAGGATGAAGGTGGTCTTCCGCCAAGGCAGACCATACAAAAAGAACAAACCATCATTGATGATAGCGAACGATTAATCCGTGATTATCATCAGACTCAAGATGGAGCAATGACGCAAATCGCGTTAGCACCGTGTTCACCGTTCTCGGTCACTACAGACTTAATGAAGGAAACCGCTCGTATTGCAGAGCGCGACGGTGTTATGACTCATACACACTTGTGTGAAACCATCGATGAAGAGAATTTTTGCATTCAACGCTTTGGCATGAGGCCGGTAGATTATTTGGAAGATGTAGGTTGGCTTAATGACAGAACTTGGCTGGCGCACGGCATCCATTTCAATTCAGAAGAAATTATCAGGCTCGGTAAAGCAGGGGTGGGTATTTCACATTGCCCGACCTCGAACATGATGCTGGCTTCAGGAATGTGTAAGAACTTAGAACTGGAATCTGCTGGCGTGAAAGTAGGGCTAGGTGTTGATGGTTCGGCTTCCAATGACGGTTCAAATATGATTGCCGAAGTTCGTATGGCGATGTATTTGCAGCGGCTTCAATACGGTTCCGCTAAAGTGACCCATTTCGATGCATTACGTTGGGCGACGAAAGGTTCGGCAGCAGCAATGGGGCGCAGTGATATTGGCGAGTTAGAGGTTGGTTTAGAAGCCGATATAGCCATGTTCAAGCTTGATGATATTCGTTTCTCAGGAAGTCACGATCCATTAGCTGCGCTTTTATTATGTGGTGCTCAGCAAGCGGATAAAGTGATGGTGGCTGGTCAATGGCGAGTTTTAGATGGTGAAGTGTTGGGTATTGATATGGCTCAACTGCTAGAGCGTCATTCAGCGGCAGCGAAGCGCTTAGCGCAGCTCGCTAAATAA
- a CDS encoding LysE family translocator, producing the protein MYIQNFEAFLIAITILTLTPGLDTALVIRNTSRAGFADGCTTSLGICTGLFVHATFSAIGISAILAQSAELFHFVKMIGAAYLIWLGLSSLRALMASGQGLNVAVATHSSLNLKRSLREGFLSNVLNPKTAVFYLAFLPQFINPEHSPLLQSLLMAAIHFVIAMIWQCGLAAALSSAKNLLKNASFMRWMEGTTGVVLVTLGIKLLFEKETV; encoded by the coding sequence ATGTACATTCAAAATTTCGAAGCTTTTCTTATTGCTATTACCATTCTGACTCTCACTCCTGGATTGGATACCGCACTGGTTATTCGCAACACCTCACGAGCGGGATTCGCGGATGGTTGTACTACGAGCTTGGGAATTTGTACGGGACTATTTGTCCACGCTACCTTTTCTGCAATCGGTATTTCAGCGATCTTGGCTCAGTCAGCAGAGCTGTTTCATTTTGTGAAAATGATTGGTGCGGCTTACTTAATTTGGTTGGGTTTATCGAGTCTTCGAGCGCTTATGGCTTCTGGTCAAGGGCTCAATGTAGCAGTGGCTACGCATTCATCTTTGAATTTGAAACGTTCACTGCGTGAAGGTTTCTTATCGAACGTATTAAACCCTAAAACAGCGGTATTTTACTTAGCATTTTTGCCACAGTTTATTAATCCTGAGCATTCACCTTTGCTTCAATCTCTATTGATGGCTGCGATTCATTTCGTGATTGCGATGATTTGGCAATGTGGTCTGGCAGCAGCGTTAAGTTCCGCTAAGAACCTACTTAAAAATGCTTCGTTCATGCGTTGGATGGAAGGCACAACGGGTGTGGTGCTAGTGACTTTAGGCATTAAATTGTTATTTGAAAAAGAAACGGTTTAG
- a CDS encoding alanine/glycine:cation symporter family protein, whose protein sequence is MTNLQSLLQSIDNFIWGPPLLILLVGTGIYFTFRLGLLQFRHLPTALKMVFSKDKNSNKEGDVSSFAALCTALSATIGTGNIVGVATAIKVGGPGALFWMWLAAVFGMATKYAECLLAVKYRKTDANGQMVGGPMYYLQYGVGSKALAVLFAIFALGVACFGIGTFPQVNAILDATQISFGVSREVTAVVLTLLVAFVTIGGIQSIAKVAGKVVPTMAVFYIVACLSVIITNSDQLLNAIELVLVSAFTSTAATGGFLGASIMLAIQSGIARGVFSNESGLGSAPMAAAAAKTDSCVRQGLISMTGTFFDTIIICTMTGLALILTGAWQTDLAGAAMTTHAFAVGLNANTLGPMLVSIGLMFFAFTTILGWNYYGERCVVYLLGTKAVLPYKLIFIALVASGAFLHLDMIWILADIVNGLMAIPNLIGLIALRHVVVEETKRYFEAHVTYSKAVA, encoded by the coding sequence ATGACAAACCTTCAATCATTACTACAATCAATCGACAATTTTATTTGGGGTCCACCACTTCTAATATTACTTGTTGGTACAGGTATCTATTTTACATTTCGTTTAGGCTTACTTCAGTTTCGCCATCTACCAACTGCGTTAAAAATGGTCTTTTCCAAAGACAAAAACTCAAACAAAGAAGGTGATGTATCCAGTTTCGCTGCCTTGTGTACTGCCCTATCCGCAACGATAGGGACGGGTAACATCGTGGGCGTAGCAACCGCTATCAAAGTCGGTGGTCCTGGCGCACTGTTCTGGATGTGGCTGGCAGCGGTATTTGGCATGGCGACTAAATACGCCGAATGTCTACTGGCTGTAAAATATCGTAAAACAGACGCAAACGGACAAATGGTCGGCGGACCAATGTACTACTTACAATACGGCGTTGGCTCAAAAGCGCTTGCCGTGTTATTTGCAATTTTTGCTCTGGGTGTCGCTTGTTTTGGTATTGGTACTTTCCCTCAAGTAAACGCGATTTTAGATGCAACACAGATTTCATTTGGTGTATCACGTGAAGTAACCGCAGTGGTGCTGACTCTGCTAGTGGCATTCGTCACTATCGGCGGTATTCAGTCTATTGCGAAAGTAGCGGGTAAAGTGGTACCAACAATGGCGGTGTTCTACATTGTTGCTTGTCTGAGTGTGATTATCACCAATTCAGATCAACTGTTGAATGCTATTGAGTTGGTTCTGGTTTCTGCTTTCACTTCAACCGCTGCAACAGGTGGTTTCCTTGGCGCAAGCATTATGCTGGCTATCCAATCTGGTATAGCACGCGGCGTATTCTCAAACGAATCCGGCCTTGGTAGTGCTCCAATGGCAGCAGCAGCAGCGAAAACGGACTCTTGTGTACGCCAAGGTTTGATCTCCATGACAGGCACGTTCTTCGATACCATCATCATCTGTACCATGACGGGCTTAGCATTGATTCTTACCGGTGCATGGCAAACAGATTTGGCTGGTGCTGCAATGACAACTCATGCATTCGCTGTTGGCTTAAATGCAAACACGTTGGGGCCAATGCTTGTCTCTATCGGCTTAATGTTCTTCGCATTTACCACCATCTTAGGTTGGAACTATTACGGTGAGCGTTGCGTGGTTTACCTATTGGGGACAAAAGCGGTTCTGCCATATAAGCTAATCTTCATTGCTCTCGTAGCATCAGGCGCTTTCTTGCATTTGGATATGATCTGGATTTTGGCGGATATCGTGAATGGCCTGATGGCGATTCCAAACCTTATCGGTCTGATTGCCCTACGCCATGTGGTAGTTGAAGAGACAAAACGTTACTTTGAAGCGCATGTGACTTATTCAAAAGCTGTTGCTTAA
- a CDS encoding YajQ family cyclic di-GMP-binding protein: MPSFDIVSEVDTVEVRNSVENSVRDLATRFDFRNVEASFELKNETVKLTAPDDFQITQMMDILRNNLAKRGVDPRSMESKKSVPSGKTWSKEVVFRQGIETDLAKKVVKMIKDEKLKVQASIQGDKVRVTGKKRDDLQAVIAFLRGSDLEQPLQYNNFRD, translated from the coding sequence ATGCCTTCTTTTGATATCGTTTCTGAAGTCGATACTGTTGAAGTACGTAACTCTGTCGAGAACTCCGTACGTGATCTAGCAACACGTTTTGACTTCCGCAACGTTGAAGCCAGTTTTGAACTAAAAAATGAAACGGTAAAACTTACTGCCCCTGACGATTTCCAAATCACTCAGATGATGGACATCTTGCGTAACAACCTCGCGAAACGCGGTGTTGACCCACGTTCAATGGAATCGAAAAAATCGGTACCGTCAGGTAAAACTTGGTCTAAAGAAGTGGTTTTCAGACAAGGTATTGAAACCGATTTAGCGAAGAAAGTCGTTAAGATGATCAAAGATGAGAAGCTAAAAGTTCAAGCTTCAATTCAAGGCGACAAAGTACGCGTAACTGGTAAAAAGCGGGATGATTTGCAAGCTGTGATAGCGTTCCTACGTGGTTCAGATTTGGAACAGCCGTTGCAATACAACAACTTCCGCGACTAA
- a CDS encoding 3-deoxy-7-phosphoheptulonate synthase, producing MPTKTDELRTQALGPMPTPAELSQAHPITEEVAQRIAHSRRQIEQILTGEDDRLLVIVGPCSVHDTEAALDYGQRLSAIQEQYSNELFIVMRTYFEKPRTVIGWKGLITDPNLDGSYALETGLNKARKLLLDINKLGLATATEFLDMITGQYISDLITWGAIGARTTESQIHREMASALSCPVGFKNGTNGNVKIAIDAIRASHAQHYFYSPDKNGRMTVYRTAGNPFGHVILRGGESGPNFDAASIDEACKQLAQFNLPERLVVDFSHANCEKQHRKQLDVAQNICEQIESGSHKIAGIMAESFIEEGNQSMVDLDNLTYGQSITDPCLGWEDTKTMLAMLAESIKVRRSNQQ from the coding sequence ATGCCAACCAAAACAGATGAATTAAGAACCCAAGCGTTGGGACCGATGCCAACTCCGGCAGAACTTAGCCAAGCACATCCAATTACGGAAGAAGTTGCACAACGTATTGCTCACTCTCGCAGACAAATCGAACAGATTCTTACTGGCGAGGACGATCGCCTTTTGGTCATCGTAGGCCCATGTTCTGTACACGATACAGAAGCAGCTTTGGATTACGGCCAGCGTTTAAGTGCAATTCAAGAACAATATAGCAATGAATTGTTTATTGTTATGCGAACTTACTTTGAAAAACCGCGCACAGTTATTGGTTGGAAAGGTTTAATTACCGATCCAAACTTAGATGGGTCTTATGCATTAGAAACCGGTCTAAACAAAGCGCGTAAACTTCTGCTCGATATTAACAAGCTTGGTCTTGCAACTGCGACTGAGTTCTTGGATATGATCACAGGCCAATATATCTCTGATTTGATTACCTGGGGAGCAATTGGCGCGCGTACGACGGAATCTCAAATTCACCGAGAAATGGCTTCTGCTTTGTCTTGTCCAGTTGGTTTCAAGAACGGTACCAATGGCAATGTAAAAATTGCTATTGATGCGATTCGCGCTTCTCATGCCCAACACTACTTTTATTCGCCAGATAAAAATGGTCGCATGACGGTTTATCGCACTGCGGGCAACCCATTCGGTCACGTTATCCTACGTGGTGGTGAATCTGGACCAAACTTTGACGCAGCATCAATTGATGAAGCGTGTAAGCAACTAGCCCAATTTAATTTGCCGGAACGTCTTGTGGTCGATTTCAGCCACGCGAACTGCGAAAAGCAGCATCGTAAACAATTAGACGTTGCTCAAAACATTTGTGAGCAAATCGAGTCCGGTAGTCATAAAATAGCGGGTATCATGGCTGAAAGTTTTATTGAGGAAGGAAACCAGTCTATGGTTGACCTTGATAATCTGACGTACGGCCAATCTATCACTGACCCTTGTTTGGGCTGGGAAGATACCAAGACAATGCTAGCGATGCTGGCTGAGTCGATAAAAGTACGCCGCTCTAATCAACAATAA
- a CDS encoding putative PEP-binding protein has protein sequence MSFEQQGIIHQELVLGNTLPNAEPQQSSHALFISLSELIAESVFYHPALAAGGVELLPELEQNSLKSLLNGLSIEEHFVSVLVERITQSIIAEHASIRICLSSSDSYAFKALIGGSIEEDEVNPAMGVRGVSRFASSKYSPAFALECKVIKALQEKGHNVEIVVPFVRALSDAATIIDRLAEQGLPRGLNGLKVLYVCSVPSAALVAEKLLQYFDGVVIDWDDLTQMTLAVDKHNDAISYLYNPESEAVSQLANLVVTAANLAKKPVVVVTRGLENYPKLQEHLVENIQPESIFNF, from the coding sequence ATGAGTTTTGAACAACAAGGAATCATCCATCAAGAATTGGTGTTGGGAAATACCCTGCCAAATGCGGAGCCACAGCAAAGTAGCCATGCCTTATTTATATCGCTGTCTGAATTGATTGCAGAGAGTGTGTTCTACCATCCTGCATTGGCTGCGGGTGGAGTAGAGTTGCTTCCTGAGTTAGAACAAAACTCATTGAAATCTCTGCTCAACGGACTGTCGATCGAAGAACATTTTGTCTCAGTTCTTGTAGAACGCATTACGCAGTCGATCATTGCTGAACATGCCTCAATTCGAATTTGTTTAAGCTCATCAGACAGCTATGCGTTTAAAGCACTGATTGGCGGAAGCATAGAAGAAGATGAAGTTAACCCAGCAATGGGTGTTCGCGGTGTGTCTCGATTTGCTTCTAGCAAGTATTCACCGGCGTTTGCTCTAGAGTGCAAGGTGATCAAAGCACTGCAAGAGAAAGGTCATAACGTAGAGATCGTTGTACCGTTTGTCAGAGCGTTGAGCGATGCTGCAACCATTATTGATCGTCTGGCTGAACAAGGTTTACCACGTGGTTTGAATGGTCTGAAAGTGTTGTATGTTTGTAGTGTGCCTTCGGCTGCGTTGGTTGCAGAGAAACTGCTGCAGTACTTTGATGGTGTTGTCATCGATTGGGACGACCTGACGCAGATGACGTTAGCGGTGGATAAACATAATGATGCGATTAGCTATTTATATAACCCAGAAAGCGAAGCGGTAAGTCAATTAGCGAACCTTGTTGTAACGGCTGCAAACTTGGCTAAAAAGCCTGTAGTGGTTGTTACTCGTGGTTTGGAAAACTATCCGAAACTGCAGGAACATCTTGTAGAAAACATCCAGCCAGAGTCTATTTTTAACTTTTAA
- a CDS encoding PaaI family thioesterase, whose translation MLSTLTKANWYLKSFGFFKVPLIWACRPQILSLNDKSIEIRIPLKRRNKNHLNSMYFGVLAVGADVAGGFMAMDKAGQRGEKVSLAFKAVKGEFFKRPEADVHFHCNDGELIDAMLDETIATGERINKDVKIVATCPSLHGDEPMAEFLLTLSLKRINKRG comes from the coding sequence ATGCTCTCTACACTTACTAAAGCAAATTGGTATCTCAAGTCATTTGGATTTTTTAAAGTTCCTTTGATTTGGGCATGCCGCCCTCAAATTTTATCTCTCAATGATAAATCGATAGAAATCCGTATTCCTTTAAAACGACGCAACAAAAACCATTTGAACAGCATGTACTTTGGTGTGCTCGCTGTAGGCGCAGACGTAGCTGGTGGCTTTATGGCTATGGACAAAGCAGGGCAACGTGGCGAAAAGGTGTCATTGGCTTTTAAAGCTGTCAAAGGGGAGTTTTTTAAACGTCCGGAAGCGGATGTGCACTTTCACTGTAATGACGGCGAACTGATAGATGCAATGCTGGATGAAACCATAGCAACAGGTGAGCGAATTAATAAAGACGTAAAAATTGTTGCCACTTGCCCATCCTTACATGGAGATGAGCCAATGGCGGAATTTTTGTTAACCTTGTCGCTTAAGCGCATTAACAAGCGCGGATAG
- a CDS encoding CvfB family protein, which produces MINVGKINSLEVVKIAEFGVFLDAGEYGTTMLPKRMAPEGVELGHYVDVFLYFDSDNQLAATTEKPVAQVGEWGLMTIESVNSTGAFASWGIKNKDLLLPFSEQRTRFKPGQSVLVYVYTDKASGRIVGTTKFNKWLDKTPANYTKNQQVDLIIAERSDLGFKAIVNGEHWGMIFPSDVFGKLFIGKKLKGFIKNIRPDGKIDLSLQKIGVEKMDDLSEKILETLAKKGGSMPLSDKSTPEAIFAEFRTSKGTFKKSIGTLYKQGKIVIEQDGIRLA; this is translated from the coding sequence ATGATTAACGTTGGCAAGATTAACAGTCTAGAAGTGGTAAAAATCGCTGAGTTTGGCGTGTTTTTAGATGCGGGCGAATATGGCACAACAATGTTGCCAAAACGCATGGCTCCTGAGGGCGTAGAACTCGGACACTATGTTGACGTATTTTTGTATTTCGATTCAGACAACCAATTGGCTGCTACAACTGAAAAACCTGTGGCTCAAGTGGGTGAATGGGGCTTAATGACGATTGAAAGTGTTAACAGCACTGGCGCGTTTGCAAGCTGGGGTATCAAAAATAAAGATTTGTTGCTTCCATTTAGCGAGCAACGTACGCGCTTTAAGCCGGGTCAAAGCGTACTGGTTTATGTTTATACAGATAAAGCGTCTGGTCGTATCGTTGGTACCACTAAGTTCAATAAATGGTTGGATAAAACACCAGCTAATTACACTAAGAACCAGCAGGTTGATTTAATTATTGCTGAACGGTCAGACTTGGGCTTCAAAGCAATAGTAAATGGCGAGCATTGGGGAATGATTTTCCCTTCAGATGTATTTGGTAAGTTATTTATTGGTAAAAAGCTGAAAGGCTTCATCAAGAATATTCGCCCTGATGGCAAAATTGATCTCTCTTTGCAGAAGATCGGTGTTGAGAAGATGGACGACTTGAGCGAGAAGATTTTAGAGACTCTGGCTAAGAAAGGCGGTTCAATGCCATTAAGTGATAAATCAACGCCTGAAGCTATCTTTGCTGAGTTCCGTACCAGTAAAGGGACGTTTAAGAAATCTATCGGTACTTTGTACAAACAAGGTAAGATTGTTATCGAGCAAGATGGCATCCGCTTGGCTTAA